One Jannaschia sp. GRR-S6-38 genomic window carries:
- the arfB gene encoding alternative ribosome rescue aminoacyl-tRNA hydrolase ArfB: MPLRVTDEIEIQDWELTEQFVRAGGPGGQNVNKVSSAVELRFEADRSPALPGPVKARLRRLAGRRWTKDGAVVIQASEERSQARNREIARARLAELIRAAAVKPKKRVKTQVSRNQKRKRVEAKKRRGEIKALRQGPDGV; encoded by the coding sequence ATGCCGCTCCGCGTGACCGACGAGATCGAGATCCAGGATTGGGAGCTGACCGAGCAATTCGTCCGCGCGGGCGGCCCGGGCGGGCAGAACGTCAACAAGGTCTCCTCCGCGGTCGAGCTGCGCTTCGAGGCGGACCGCTCGCCCGCCCTGCCCGGCCCGGTCAAGGCGCGGCTGCGGCGGCTGGCGGGGCGGCGCTGGACCAAGGACGGGGCCGTGGTCATCCAGGCGTCCGAGGAGCGCAGCCAGGCGCGCAACCGCGAGATCGCGCGCGCCCGGCTGGCGGAGCTGATCCGCGCGGCGGCGGTGAAGCCGAAGAAACGCGTGAAGACGCAGGTGTCGCGCAACCAGAAGCGCAAGCGCGTCGAGGCGAAGAAGCGCCGCGGCGAGATCAAGGCGCTGCGGCAGGGGCCGGACGGCGTCTGA
- a CDS encoding GYD domain-containing protein, producing MPFYMLQGQYTAKAIKALVDKPQDRTGPAKKLFDATGVTMHHLFFCFGRDDVMVIVEAPNDEAVAASVLALGASGAFGGMMTTKLLTSAEAQAAMTKAHDAAKAYVPVTA from the coding sequence ATGCCGTTCTACATGCTTCAGGGGCAATACACCGCCAAGGCCATCAAGGCGCTGGTCGACAAGCCGCAGGACCGCACCGGCCCCGCGAAGAAGCTCTTCGACGCGACCGGCGTCACCATGCACCACCTGTTCTTCTGCTTCGGGCGCGACGACGTGATGGTCATCGTCGAGGCGCCGAACGACGAGGCCGTCGCCGCCTCGGTCCTGGCGCTGGGCGCGTCGGGCGCCTTCGGGGGGATGATGACGACCAAGCTGCTGACCTCGGCCGAGGCGCAGGCCGCGATGACCAAGGCGCATGACGCCGCCAAGGCCTACGTGCCCGTCACCGCCTGA
- a CDS encoding phosphate-starvation-inducible PsiE family protein: MIRFIDIAYERFAAAISTLLLAGMAIVILVATFSFLRLTGEVLTGAFAGTSYATLQRLFDGLLGAIIALELAHSVHLMVTGQRGFGQVRIVLVIGILAVVRKLIVVELEAVSGLLLLGLAAAVIALGGIYALLIWMDRDGKMPKD, from the coding sequence ATGATCCGCTTCATCGACATCGCCTATGAGCGCTTCGCCGCGGCCATCTCCACCCTGCTTCTCGCAGGGATGGCGATCGTCATCCTGGTCGCGACCTTCTCCTTCCTGCGGCTGACCGGCGAGGTGCTAACCGGGGCCTTTGCGGGCACCAGCTACGCCACGCTTCAGCGGCTCTTCGACGGGTTGCTCGGCGCGATCATCGCGCTGGAGCTCGCCCATTCCGTCCACCTGATGGTCACCGGCCAGCGCGGCTTCGGGCAGGTGCGGATCGTGCTGGTTATCGGCATCCTCGCCGTCGTCCGAAAGCTCATCGTGGTCGAGCTCGAGGCCGTGTCGGGCCTCCTCCTCCTCGGTCTCGCCGCCGCCGTGATCGCGCTGGGCGGGATCTACGCGCTCCTCATCTGGATGGATCGCGACGGGAAGATGCCCAAGGACTGA